Proteins co-encoded in one Arachis hypogaea cultivar Tifrunner chromosome 11, arahy.Tifrunner.gnm2.J5K5, whole genome shotgun sequence genomic window:
- the LOC112721931 gene encoding MYB-like transcription factor ODO1, with the protein MGRQPCCDKLGVKKGPWTAEEDKKLINFILTNGQCCWRAVPKLAGLRRCGKSCRLRWTNYLRPDLKRGLLTQAEEQLVIDLHARLGNRWSKIAARLPGRTDNEIKNHWNTHIKKKLLKMGIDPVTHEPLNKKESSSPEDQKNLQQQEPKEGNNGDLNSEENNSNSSSPTENSSSGEESLLLDRICSDDSLMMDDLWMDHENTLVDALLWDTTPKVEGTNTNTNNVDMGLTVPSWEDNNNYAWLLDFEDIGVHDFGFNYCFNEIDHSNAMQTIGSERKGSLA; encoded by the exons ATGGGAAGGCAACCTTGTTGTGACAAACTTGGTGTGAAGAAAGGACCATGGACTGCTGAGGAAGACAAGAAGCTTATAAACTTTATTCTCACAAATGGTCAGTGCTGCTGGCGTGCTGTGCCCAAGCTGGCCGGCCTCCGCCGATGCGGCAAGAGCTGCCGCCTTCGCTGGACTAATTACCTTCGCCCGGACTTAAAGAGAGGACTCCTCACTCAGGCAGAGGAGCAGCTTGTTATTGATCTTCATGCCCGTCTTGGCAACAG GTGGTCCAAGATTGCAGCAAGGTTACCAGGAAGAACAGACAATGAGATCAAGAATCATTGGAACACACACATCAAGAAAAAGCTTCTTAAGATGGGGATTGACCCTGTCACTCATGAACCTCTCAATAAAAAGGAAAGTTCCTCCCCTGAAGACCAAAAGAATTTGCAACAACAAGAGCCTAAGGAAGGTAATAATGGGGATCTCAACTCTGAggaaaataattcaaattcatcaTCCCCAACTGAAaattcttcttcaggagaagaaTCTCTTTTGCTAGATAGAATTTGCAGCGATGATTCTCTAATGATGGATGATTTATGGATGGATCATGAAAATACACTAGTGGATGCATTGTTATGGGACACTACCCCTAAAGTGGAGggcacaaacacaaacacaaacaatGTTGACATGGGACTCACAGTGCCATCTTGGGAggataataacaattatgcttgGTTATTGGACTTTGAGGACATTGGTGTTCATGATTTTGGTTTTAATTATTGTTTCAATGAGATAGATCATTCAAATGCAATGCAAACTATAGGGAGTGAAAGAAAAGGGTCATTAGCGTGA